A segment of the Babesia microti strain RI chromosome II, complete genome genome:
AAGTACTACCACTTTGGTGTTTAATTTGAAGATTCTTTTCTGGCTGATTTAGCAAATTGATCATATCGGGGCCACGATATAGAAGATTTGGATCATCTTCCTTGATTGGAATTGATGCGTAGTACCATTGTGTTTGCCACACCAGCGGCCCTACCATTAGTTCCTGCGATGGTTTATTTTTGTACTCCCCGAGGCACTCATCTACATTGAACAACTCAAATAGGGGACATTTGGGAGTGTccatatcaaatttaaaaaatccaaaggattattattattcaaGGAAATCCAACATAAAGTACACTGGTGGGAGCACTAATCTAATATAGTGTCTCCAATATTGCCTATTGTGGATGGGGTCAAAAAGTCACGAAATAAACGAAATTTTAGCAATTCCTGGCAATAATATTTGTGCAGATTGTGGTTGCCACTCGCCCCGCTGGGCGAGTATCAATTTGGGTGTCGTCATCTGTATCAACTGTAGCGGAGTACATCGCAAACTGGGCGTTCATATTTCAAAGATAAAATCGCTCACGTTGGACACTTTAAAACCAGAATGGATTAAATGCCTCAAATACATAGGAAATAATATAGCCAACTCTTACTATTTGAGCAGGCTGCCAAATGATGTACCTAGGATCAGGCCAGGGGAGTCAGCCCATAAAGTGGAGATTTGGATCAGGAATAAGTAtgaaaaaaaaatatactcTTCAAATGATCTTATAGAACCCTGTGTATTAGTAAATCAAGGCAAAGATCCGAGGAACGTATATTCGTCGGCCAAAACTATGCTTTCCAAACCTCATTCGGAATTTGTAGCAGATTTCTCTTACCTTACAATGTCACACACTAATTCAAATTCTACCAATGCTCCATTGATTGAGTTGAACAATAAAGAGATTAATTTTGCTAATTTTGATTCGTGCACAACTCGCTCATATCCAGTGGATATTGTCAAAAATGTGGACATTGAAAACCAAACTACACATGTATCAAAAGAGGAAAATATACCAAAATTGAGCGACGTTTACAAAATTAGGGACGCCAAAATTGAAGCTGCTAAGGCATGTATTGCtaaaatgtacaaaaatcCAGAACAATTGGGTTTACATCCAGATGccaatgatattaaacCGTCTTGCATCGACAACTCTGGCAATATAGATTTCACCAAACTTTTTAATTATGGTTCTTAATACTTGTGTTTTACCAATAATcgaaattaattatttttaatattattttcgCCTGCCTTCAACTAGTTTATCCATATGCCTTACTTGCTTGATGTGTCTTTTTAGTTCCTCCTAAATTACTGTATATTTACTTGTATTATATCCTCCCTTAGTAGTTCATAGACATCTGGTCTCAATTCGTGTTGCTTGGTTAACATTTTGTAGCACAATTGGCGTAATTCAATCGAATAACCTTTAGGCAGTGGCGGTAACtgtgtcaaattattatatttaaatgtaaaCCTGAACGTTTAATGTTTTACATAGCatagtaaattattttaaatataaattacaaatcatttatatgattataatattttaactaaaattgtgaatttatagaatatcattaaaaatatcgtGTTCAATTAATATTTCTATTAGcatcaatattaaatagGTCGCTGTATACTGTCATTATACTAGCTTAAATTACCTGCTGGGTACAAATTAGACGTATTATGTTCTGATATTCGCTCTTCCTGTACCCGAAGGGGAGCTTAAGTTTGATTAGATAATATAGTAGCACTCCCGCTGACCAAATATCAGTTTTAGGCCCATAAACATCATTCTACATCAATTTAAAGTTACTTGATGGATTTCTGGGGAAATATAACTCATAGTACCGCAAAATGTATTTAGAAGATCTGATTTTTTTGCAATACCGAAATCACAAATCTTGATCAACCCCTCACTATCTAATAACACATTATCTGCCTTTATATCTATATATACTAGCAATAACCTCGATGGATTAGTCCAGCATCGTGAATCTTTTTTATACCACAGAGGATCTGGGTTATCCAATTGACAATTGTCTTTTCTGAAAAGTGTCtttttttgcgatttttaattatactCTCCAAACTTCCCTTATCGCAGtatttgaatataatgTTCAAACGGTCGTAATTTATGAAGGAATCAACATATTCCACTAGATTAGGATGGTATCCTAGTATTAGTTTTTATTCAAAACTATATTCAAACTAGTAATTAGTCAAACATACGGTTgtgtaattaataattaaaataaaattaaactGCATGATTACCCAAAGATACTATCGTAGCCACTTCACCCAACTTCCTTTTTGcgttattttttttaataataacagattttgcaaataatttcattgaaTTTGTTGTTTTATCACCCTCGGATTCTGAGGTAGGATTGTCATCAGATTTGACTAATAAATAGTATTCTGCCCCTTTTGAAGAACTAACAAACTCTAACACTGTATAACCCTTCAAATAAAAGAATTGTTCTACAGAGTCGCAATTCATTGATCCATCTCTGATCTGTAAATAACGAGACACAATTACTCTAGTTATTGCGATCTATTGatttaatcaaaaaatctaTTAAATAATCCTATTTAATGTATTAAATCAAGTCATTTAATCAGTCACCTAATGGCCAATTTATAGATTTGTTGAATTCTTTTTTATATACCTATAATTCAGaccaatatataattataccTATATACATAGTATGTCATACATAATCATAATTCAAAGTTAGATgagttaattatatttaaaaacatttaatcaaacaatatttaccaCACAATACACccaattaattacattttacaaataaagaGTCTCCAACTACACCTAACACAAATTACACATGATTTTAGTAGCATTATTATAAACTGACGAATTAAAACTATAACAGGAATAACaactatttttacaaaagAAAATTAGAACTACCATTAAACGAAGcatttaaattcaattgctCAAcagcaattattttatacattaaatcTGCATTATAAGTTCATTGGAGAAAAAACTTTAATTGGCACAACATGCAGCGTTGGATATTTCCTCCTCATTTGCATCAGCATAGTTCATAGAATCAAGTTCTTGCATGATATCTTCAGGAACTTGCTTATCTCTGGCAGTCATAACTGCCTTCTTAACCTTAAGGACAGGTATAACATGTTCTACAACCATAACCTTGGGCTCCTCTACAATCCTCTCCttgtaaacaatttgtggAACCTCAACTTCCTTTTCAACATATTGCACTTGAGGAACCTCTATGATCTTATCCTCATATACTATCTTTGGTACATGTTTAACCTTCTCTACAACGACTGGCGTTTTCTTATAAACAGGTTTGTACTTGATGACGGGGACGTCCACTTCTACGATCTTCTCCACAACTTGTACTTGCGGCACTTCTACGATCTTCTCCTCAATAATTTCTTTAGTGACTTCGACAATTTTAGTCTGGGTAATTGGTTCCAAGATTTGATGATGTTCCACTTCTACTTCATCGGATGTTCCAGTCCCAAATCCACCCTTTTTGACCAAAATGTCTTCGAACTCAGGGACGGATTCATCATCGTTATTTTTCACAGTACAACAGTCAAACATCTAGATTAGGtgaaatttaacattatataCAGTAAAATCGTTTACGAATTAAACACCATATTATACACGgacaatttatatacaatgttTGTGTAGATAACAAACGCAAATTTATTGCGACCTActttgtgatattttaaaataaaaatttggcGTTTAAAGTTAAATATGTCAATGCAACCAATGGAATGAATGCAATTATATGTCACGAAAGCAACCAAATAATGATGCCTATGGGTGCACTAAAGGGGGGGAGACAGTTCTGTTGCTATAAAGTGCCCCTTTGTCAATCTAGTATTGGGGAGATTTAACCAATTCTGTCTTGTTGTCCTTGCTTTAGTGTAGGTTCCCGATGTGTAAGTTAGCATATCCGCCAAATCCACCATTGTAGGCTATGTCATCTATCACATACCAATGATTTTGTTATGGGATTTCTTTTCATCCAAGCAACTCGCCTAATCCTTGTTCTTCTATGGGAAGGTTTTTTCTTAGGAACTGCACCTAACTCATACTGTGCCAGATTTATCGCGGAACCATGCATTACAAGGGGTATAAACGACACATGATACTGTTTCACAGCAATATTATTAGTTACTGTGTTATGCGATAGAATAGTCAATTTATTGcgattaataaatttagttGAATCTGTAATGTGTGAAAATAGAGCTACCGTTAGTACTAGTATAGATATCATAACATCTTGTAGTGTCACGGCACTTGTCTCTATGAACATAATTTTGACTcatgaaaatattagaaatttCCAATGAAATCCAcaacatttaaataaatgtcaATTTCACGATAAATTTCGATACTACAACTTGGTTGCTTGtggtaattttttaaaatgaaaaatgGATTTCCATGCCTTATCtcaaaattatcgcaaCATAACCAATCATATCGCCACCAATCTACATTTAAGGGATTCCCTAAATGGATTGATACATatgatttaaatattcCAGAATTGAATAATGTAAACTCAAGCGTATCGTGCAAACATGACAAAAAAAGCCCACTAAGGATCATTCGGTGGAAACGTAATTCACTTGACAATTCTCTCCCAGACCGAAAAgttgcaaattatttttttagaCTGAGAATCAACAGAACACTCTCAAAATCACAGAACAAATGCCTGATCTCTTCGTCACAAGCAATTGTcaacattttaaattatagttCAGTGAATTTCGGTCTGATATACTCAACTAATCgccaaataattgattatatccAAAATAGTTTCAGTGGAAGATACGGGAAAGTGTGCCTTTGCAACCAAAATTTCATAGATCGCGTTTATATGCATACCACTTTTGCTCTCAGCCGATCTGATGTGGCTGCAGAAGCTCACATTCCACTCGAAACTGATTTTACAC
Coding sequences within it:
- a CDS encoding Protein kinase domain (overlaps_old_locusTagID:BBM_II00170;~overlaps_old_locusTagID:BBM_II00175) codes for the protein MNCDSVEQFFYLKGYTVLEFVSSSKGAEYYLLVKSDDNPTSESEGDKTTNSMKLFAKSVIIKKNNAKRKLGEVATIVSLGYHPNLVEYVDSFINYDRLNIIFKYCDKGSLESIIKNRKKRHFSEKTIVNWITQILCGIKKIHDAGLIHRDIKADNVLLDSEGLIKICDFGIAKKSDLLNTFCGTMSYISPEIHQNDVYGPKTDIWSAGVLLYYLIKLKLPFGYRKSEYQNIIRLICTQQLPPLPKGYSIELRQLCYKMLTKQHELRPDVYELLREDIIQEELKRHIKQLKAGENNIKNN
- a CDS encoding hypothetical protein (overlaps_old_locusTagID:BBM_II00180); the encoded protein is MFDCCTVKNNDDESVPEFEDILVKKGGFGTGTSDEVEVEHHQILEPITQTKIVEVTKEIIEEKIVEVPQVQVVEKIVEVDVPVIKYKPVYKKTPVVVEKVKHVPKIVYEDKIIEVPQVQYVEKEVEVPQIVYKERIVEEPKVMVVEHVIPVLKVKKAVMTARDKQVPEDIMQELDSMNYADANEEEISNAACCAN
- a CDS encoding hypothetical protein (overlaps_old_locusTagID:BBM_II00165), with the translated sequence MDTPKCPLFELFNVDECLGEYKNKPSQELMVGPLVWQTQWYYASIPIKEDDPNLLYRGPDMINLLNQPEKNLQIKHQSGSTLTEMAKNILAQPIASLPNQQRLIDEIKQKMIEGNIGYEPSLTTGSVASMPVSNTSSQKKMSLINIARRK
- a CDS encoding conserved Plasmodium protein, unknown function (overlaps_old_locusTagID:BBM_II00185), which translates into the protein MFIETSAVTLQDVMISILVLTVALFSHITDSTKFINRNKLTILSHNTVTNNIAVKQYHVSFIPLVMHGSAINLAQYELGAVPKKKPSHRRTRIRRVAWMKRNPITKSLPTMVDLADMLTYTSGTYTKARTTRQNWLNLPNTRLTKGHFIATELSPPL
- a CDS encoding stromal membrane-associated protein (overlaps_old_locusTagID:BBM_II00170), coding for MGSKSHEINEILAIPGNNICADCGCHSPRWASINLGVVICINCSGVHRKLGVHISKIKSLTLDTLKPEWIKCLKYIGNNIANSYYLSRLPNDVPRIRPGESAHKVEIWIRNKYEKKIYSSNDLIEPCVLVNQGKDPRNVYSSAKTMLSKPHSEFVADFSYLTMSHTNSNSTNAPLIELNNKEINFANFDSCTTRSYPVDIVKNVDIENQTTHVSKEENIPKLSDVYKIRDAKIEAAKACIAKMYKNPEQLGLHPDANDIKPSCIDNSGNIDFTKLFNYGS
- a CDS encoding 23S rRNA methyltransferase (overlaps_old_locusTagID:BBM_II00190); translated protein: MKNGFPCLISKLSQHNQSYRHQSTFKGFPKWIDTYDLNIPELNNVNSSVSCKHDKKSPLRIIRWKRNSLDNSLPDRKVANYFFRLRINRTLSKSQNKCLISSSQAIVNILNYSSVNFGLIYSTNRQIIDYIQNSFSGRYGKVCLCNQNFIDRVYMHTTFALSRSDVAAEAHIPLETDFTHPKRILVLDGLSYAQNVGMLTRTAISLGFDGLFVLNNSAKQFDWKVTCITKGFQFAFPYRTGDALDLANFCKEKNLIPLVAHVEGVDLKDFTLNPECGFCLVMGSEGNGPSKQVLEFAQKITLPGYSLIDSLNVAIAGGILMHQLTQLIRN